One genomic segment of Blattabacterium sp. (Blaberus giganteus) includes these proteins:
- a CDS encoding rhomboid family intramembrane serine protease gives MNFYTNFNSDAVKHLISINILVYTAAFVFSQYKIESLLSLYHPLDERFEFYQILTHMFVHSKRLFLHIIFNMLALFMFGGQIETLLGVKKFIIIYFLSGILAALFQIIFNTGILYYFVQTLDFSQAKKMLDDLNEEQKINLYTSMYSPMMGASGAVSGIVGAFAKFFPEHKIFILPFPFPIAVRKALIIFIFGSLASAIFNFAPGVAHFAHIGGILSGYFIGSFFIKNERNIFY, from the coding sequence ATGAATTTTTATACAAATTTCAATTCAGATGCTGTCAAACATTTAATTAGTATCAATATACTTGTGTACACAGCTGCTTTTGTTTTTTCACAATATAAAATAGAGAGTCTTCTTTCTTTATATCATCCTTTAGATGAAAGATTTGAATTCTATCAAATTTTGACTCATATGTTCGTACACTCTAAACGACTTTTTTTGCATATAATCTTTAATATGTTAGCTTTATTTATGTTTGGAGGACAGATAGAAACTCTATTAGGAGTCAAAAAATTTATAATTATATATTTTTTATCGGGAATTTTAGCCGCATTATTTCAAATCATTTTTAATACTGGTATTTTATATTATTTTGTTCAAACTTTAGATTTTTCACAAGCCAAAAAAATGTTAGATGATTTAAATGAAGAACAAAAAATAAATCTTTATACTTCTATGTATTCTCCTATGATGGGAGCTTCTGGAGCCGTAAGTGGAATTGTAGGAGCTTTTGCTAAATTTTTTCCTGAACATAAAATTTTTATTCTTCCTTTTCCTTTTCCAATAGCAGTTAGAAAAGCTCTTATAATTTTTATTTTTGGAAGTTTAGCCTCGGCTATTTTTAATTTTGCACCTGGAGTCGCTCATTTCGCTCATATTGGAGGAATTTTATCAGGTTATTTTATAGGAAGTTTTTTTATAAAAAATGAAAGAAATATTTTTTATTGA